A genomic segment from Necator americanus strain Aroian chromosome III, whole genome shotgun sequence encodes:
- a CDS encoding hypothetical protein (NECATOR_CHRIII.G10930.T1) produces MDCSTPPPNFRRDPADVQTSVAASVDTTAFSSGDNPVRLTASMENLSITLAASQVSSTCAATPGEVDVVSSCSSGSSPPPTKQIKRTFCSGFPTPSGSFPSPPPGPSKPWAVASLSHDDSSWASLSEASLAFGTSSQSLCNDPSSSKGYGRERGRGPERRLAQREQSPVRDEEFIPRPVRIPSEIPIGFHHYLKHLHPWAKFVNPRPVRVLRSPHLRVGIRMRAEIYPHPPPSGYLKLSFPRTLFPLVPIPEDGVSPAISLIELQHLEDKIAFRQRSFHIIQEVLAGSHSDVDVGSVEKTPSGRHDTVTLPPIVDRIRPVLYQVVSTGWGSGVILEPKDFFTVGPDRRDLHCIILDQHAINVVSSCGGFDKSMVSVKDYVWVYDVKPSRQALGNPSAVLAQSRIPRTTALENNSAYFFRAARFVFASPDTLQEPVYGLVLGLVRRRNRVTHLRAVFEGAPDAVSLTPTVCDFRLDEALEVSYVNWRIKFH; encoded by the coding sequence ATGGACTGCTCTACTCCACCACCGAATTTTAGGCGGGATCCGgcggacgttcagactagtGTAGCTGCGAGTGTCGACACTACGGCTTTCTCCTCAGGCGATAATCCGGTACGTCTTACTGCGTCTATGGAGAATCTCTCCATTACTCTCGCAGCATCCCAAGTTTCCTCGACCTGCGCCGCCACTCCGGGTGAAGTCGACGTTGTGTCTTCTTGTTCTAGCGGTAGTTCCCCGCCACCAACGAAGCAAATTAAGCGCACTTTCTGTAGTGGTTTTCCGACACCTTCAGGTTCCTTCCCGTCGCCTCCACCGGGTCCGTCCAAGCCGTGGGCAGTCGCGTCTCTCAGTCATGACGATAGCAGTTGGGCCAGTCTCTCAGAAGCATCATTAGCATTCGGTACCTCATCGCAATCACTTTGTAACGACCCTTCTTCCTCTAAAGGTTATGGTAGGGAACGGGGTCGTGGTCCTGAGAGGCGCCTGGCGCAACGTGAGCAGTCCCCAGTTCGCGACGAAGAGTTCATACCCCGACCAGTACGCATACCGAGCGAGATACCGATCGGCTTCCACCATTATTTGAAGCATTTGCATCCATGGGCGAAGTTCGTTAACCCGCGTCCCGTCCGTGTTCTCCGTAGCCCCCATCTACGGGTAGGTATCCGGATGCGGGCGGAAATTTATCCGCACCCTCCTCCTTCCGGCTACCTTAAGCTGAGTTTTCCCCGGACGCTGTTCCCCTTAGTCCCGATACCGGAGGACGGAGTTTCCCCCGCAATTTCCTTGATAGAACTGCAGCATTTAGAGGACAAAATCGCGTTTCGCCAGCGTTCCTTCCACATTATCCAGGAAGTGTTAGCGGGTTCACATTCAGATGTTGACGTCGGATCGGTAGAGAAGACTCCTTCGGGTCGTCACGATACTGTGACTCTACCACCTATTGTTGATCGTATTAGACCCGTCCTCTACCAAGTAGTTTCAACAGGATGGGGTTCCGGCGTTATCCTCGAACCTAAGGACTTTTTCACCGTAGGGCCCGATCGTCGCGATTTGCATTGCATAATTCTCGATCAGCATGCCATCAATGTTGTTAGCTCATGTGGGGGATTTGATAAGTCTATGGTTTCAGTTAAGGATTATGTGTGGGTCTATGACGTGAAACCCAGTCGCCAGGCGCTCGGCAACCCTAGCGCTGTTTTAGCACAGTCCCGCATCCCTCGTACGACGGCACTCGAGAATAACTCAGCTTACTTCTTCAGAGCAGCTCGTTTCGTGTTTGCGTCTCCCGATACCCTACAGGAGCCTGTCTACGGACTTGTTCTAGGTCTCGTCCGCCGCAGGAATCGTGTGACCCACCTTCGGGCAGTATTCGAAGGCGCGCCGGATGCAGTTTCCCTCACGCCCACTGTTTGCGATTTCCGTCTCGATGAAGCTCTTGAAGTCTCTTACGTCAATTGGCGAATCAAGTTTCACTAA
- a CDS encoding hypothetical protein (NECATOR_CHRIII.G10931.T4): protein MQFLLSPESQEKCGWATHREVYQFVYLPFGLKNAGAYFSRAMSCILAGLEANCLAYLDDIVILDKDFPSHLASLRKVLYRFRLFNIKASDKAKFVWGTEQEESFLRLRECLSSKPCLAFPRHDEFYLHTDGSQAAVGAVLFQKQTQEGGPLVVVGYFSKALSDSQRKWSPTHIELFAIISALRFFRATIYGNHTTILSDHRPLTFLRKHNHTHDNLARWVVELQSYDVSIEYLKGSSNVIADALSRVTNSQVRFSDDSPESDDIMEFPVSINVCRPKIRSLRSPVVFAGSLVNIRPYDALVEQKSDPMCSAIMTLIETQKFPDHLSDAEKPALLSLSEKCTIRSNGCLYVSGASRASASRFERLVVPEKLREPIFLALHASPSAGGHFHWRKTLAKISRKYFWPHMAEDIFALVRSCVPCQRKRAQQMNRECLLPVISGAAFDKRHTRGDDDSRVYVGNLVSTLHAAWRAAAAYNERQSRKWGGRVWRSRRYPAAFKSGEYLSRDPAASKSSLPFDRKSADDHSVPSHSRDPADIKSSPSSTQDASESQCSFFWESVGEAMSTSHLALSSFPDFTTRDMDCSTPPPNFRRDPADVQTSVAASVDTTAFSSGDNPVRLTASMENLSITLAASQVSSTCAATPGEVDVVSSCSSGSSPPPTKQIKRTFCSGFPTPSGSFPSPPPGPSKPWAVASLSHDDSSWASLSEASLAFGTSSQSLCNDPSSSKGYGRERGRGPERRLAQREQSPVRDEEFIPRPVRIPSEIPIGFHHYLKHLHPWAKFVNPRPVRVLRSPHLRVGIRMRAEIYPHPPPSGYLKLSFPRTLFPLVPIPEDGVSPAISLIELQHLEDKIAFRQRSFHIIQEVLAGSHSDVDVGSVEKTPSGRHDTVTLPPIVDRIRPVLYQVVSTGWGSGVILEPKDFFTVGPDRRDLHCIILDQHAINVVSSCGGFDKSMVSVKDYVWVYDVKPSRQALGNPSAVLAQSRIPRTTALENNSAYFFRAARFVFASPDTLQEPVYGLVLGLVRRRNRVTHLRAVFEGAPDAVSLTPTVCDFRLDEALEVSYVNWRIKFH, encoded by the exons ATGCAGTTTTTGTTATCACCTGAGAGTCAAGAGAAATGTGGATGGGCAACCCACCGTGAAGTGTATCAGTTCGTCTACCTTCCCTTTGGCCTTAAAAATGCCGGCGCCTACTTCTCTCGAGCTATGTCTTGTATATTGGCAGGCTTGGAAGCCAATTGCCTGGCCTACCTAGACGATATTGTTATCTTAGACAAGGACTTCCCGAGCCATTTGGCCTCCCTTAGGAAGGTCCTTTATCGCTTTCGTTTGTTCAACATCAAGGCTTCGG ACAAGGCCAAGTTTGTCTGGGGAACAGAACAGGAGGAGTCCTTCCTCCGCTTGAGAGAGTGTCTCTCGTCCAAGCCTTGCTTAGCCTTTCCCCGCCATGATGAGTTTTATCTGCACACCGATGGTAGTCAGGCAGCCGTGGGAGCCGTCTTATTCCAAAAGCAAACCCAGGAAGGGGGTCCGTTGGTTGTTGTAGGCTACTTCAGTAAAGCATTATCTGATTCTCAGCGCAAATGGAGTCCCACTCATATCGAACTGTTTGCCATTATAAGCGCACTTCGGTTCTTTCGTGCAACCATATACGGCAATCACACTACAATTCTTTCGGATCACCGACCACTCACCTTTCTACGGAAACACAACCATACTCATGATAACCTAGCCCGATGGGTAGTTGAGCTTCAGAGTTACGATGTCTCAATCGAGTACCTTAAGGGGTCCTCGAACGTGATTGCAGATGCCCTCTCTCGTGTCACAAATAGCCAGGTCCGCTTCTCGGACGACTCTCCGGAGTCTGACGACATCATGGAATTCCCTGTGAGCATTAATGTGTGTAGGCCGAAGATCCGCTCACTGCGATCTCCGGTTGTGTTCGCAGGGAGTCTAGTGAACATTCGTCCTTACGATGCTTTAGTTGAGCAGAAATCTGATCCTATGTGTTCAGCGATAATGACATTGATTGAGACGCAAAAGTTCCCCGATCACCTTTCGGATGCCGAAAAACCTGCCCTTCTATCACTCTCTGAGAAGTGTACTATTCGAAGTAACGGATGTCTCTACGTCAGTGGAGCGTCTCGGGCTTCTGCATCGCGATTCGAGCGCTTGGTAGTACCGGAAAAGTTGCGTGAGCCTATTTTCTTGGCACTCCATGCTAGTCCTTCGGCAGGTGGGCACTTTCACTGGCGCAAAACATTAGCCAAGATTTCGCGGAAATACTTTTGGCCGCACATGGCAGAAGATATTTTTGCCCTGGTCCGCTCTTGTGTACCTTGTCAGCGTAAGAGAGCGCAGCAGATGAACCGGGAGTGTCTCCTTCCGGTCATCAGCGGCGCGGCTTTTGACAAG CGCCATACCCGTGGAGATGATGATTCTCGCGTCTATGTAGGAAATCTCGTGTCTACCCTTCACGCGGCTTGGAGGGCAGCAGCAGCTTATAACGAGCGTCAAAGTCGCAAGTGGggtgggcgggtgtggcgcagtcg CCGGTATCCGGCAGCTTTCAAGTCTGGTGAATACCTTAGCCGGGATCCGGCAGCTTCCAAGTCTAGTCTTCCTTTCGACCGCAAGTCGGCCGACGACCATTCAGTTCCTTCTCATAGCCGGGATCCGGCAGATATCAAGTCTAGCCCGTCGTCGACACAGGACGCTTCTGAATCTCAGTGTAGCTTTTTCTGGGAGTCCGTGGGTGAAGCGATGTCAACATCTCACCTAGCTTTGTCTTCCTTTCCCGACTTTACGACCAGAGACATGGACTGCTCTACTCCACCACCGAATTTTAGGCGGGATCCGgcggacgttcagactagtGTAGCTGCGAGTGTCGACACTACGGCTTTCTCCTCAGGCGATAATCCGGTACGTCTTACTGCGTCTATGGAGAATCTCTCCATTACTCTCGCAGCATCCCAAGTTTCCTCGACCTGCGCCGCCACTCCGGGTGAAGTCGACGTTGTGTCTTCTTGTTCTAGCGGTAGTTCCCCGCCACCAACGAAGCAAATTAAGCGCACTTTCTGTAGTGGTTTTCCGACACCTTCAGGTTCCTTCCCGTCGCCTCCACCGGGTCCGTCCAAGCCGTGGGCAGTCGCGTCTCTCAGTCATGACGATAGCAGTTGGGCCAGTCTCTCAGAAGCATCATTAGCATTCGGTACCTCATCGCAATCACTTTGTAACGACCCTTCTTCCTCTAAAGGTTATGGTAGGGAACGGGGTCGTGGTCCTGAGAGGCGCCTGGCGCAACGTGAGCAGTCCCCAGTTCGCGACGAAGAGTTCATACCCCGACCAGTACGCATACCGAGCGAGATACCGATCGGCTTCCACCATTATTTGAAGCATTTGCATCCATGGGCGAAGTTCGTTAACCCGCGTCCCGTCCGTGTTCTCCGTAGCCCCCATCTACGGGTAGGTATCCGGATGCGGGCGGAAATTTATCCGCACCCTCCTCCTTCCGGCTACCTTAAGCTGAGTTTTCCCCGGACGCTGTTCCCCTTAGTCCCGATACCGGAGGACGGAGTTTCCCCCGCAATTTCCTTGATAGAACTGCAGCATTTAGAGGACAAAATCGCGTTTCGCCAGCGTTCCTTCCACATTATCCAGGAAGTGTTAGCGGGTTCACATTCAGATGTTGACGTCGGATCGGTAGAGAAGACTCCTTCGGGTCGTCACGATACTGTGACTCTACCACCTATTGTTGATCGTATTAGACCCGTCCTCTACCAAGTAGTTTCAACAGGATGGGGTTCCGGCGTTATCCTCGAACCTAAGGACTTTTTCACCGTAGGGCCCGATCGTCGCGATTTGCATTGCATAATTCTCGATCAGCATGCCATCAATGTTGTTAGCTCATGTGGGGGATTTGATAAGTCTATGGTTTCAGTTAAGGATTATGTGTGGGTCTATGACGTGAAACCCAGTCGCCAGGCGCTCGGCAACCCTAGCGCTGTTTTAGCACAGTCCCGCATCCCTCGTACGACGGCACTCGAGAATAACTCAGCTTACTTCTTCAGAGCAGCTCGTTTCGTGTTTGCGTCTCCCGATACCCTACAGGAGCCTGTCTACGGACTTGTTCTAGGTCTCGTCCGCCGCAGGAATCGTGTGACCCACCTTCGGGCAGTATTCGAAGGCGCGCCGGATGCAGTTTCCCTCACGCCCACTGTTTGCGATTTCCGTCTCGATGAAGCTCTTGAAGTCTCTTACGTCAATTGGCGAATCAAGTTTCACTAA
- a CDS encoding hypothetical protein (NECATOR_CHRIII.G10931.T1) codes for MGDSDIPCAIGMAGVPVKLSGRADLRFERKWSPTHIELFAIISALRFFRATIYGNHTTILSDHRPLTFLRKHNHTHDNLARWVVELQSYDVSIEYLKGSSNVIADALSRVTNSQVRFSDDSPESDDIMEFPVSINVCRPKIRSLRSPVVFAGSLVNIRPYDALVEQKSDPMCSAIMTLIETQKFPDHLSDAEKPALLSLSEKCTIRSNGCLYVSGASRASASRFERLVVPEKLREPIFLALHASPSAGGHFHWRKTLAKISRKYFWPHMAEDIFALVRSCVPCQRKRAQQMNRECLLPVISGAAFDKFVIAAPLPDCSAVTVAHAITTECILKLGVMTQLVSDNASYFKGEVVSEIASVRSVPLGFPRSESWRSRLFARLHAPPRAFSQAVQPLAGPISGHRDRSSAPHHYQRFVSSVPAHMNQVKRYFELSGPVFSFPWLPVEEGRALGAAQAAEQEVYKH; via the exons ATGGGAGACAGCGATATACCGTGCGCAATAGGCATGGCAGGTGTGCCTGTCAAGCTTAGCGGTCGCGCTGATCTCCGATTTGAG CGCAAATGGAGTCCCACTCATATCGAACTGTTTGCCATTATAAGCGCACTTCGGTTCTTTCGTGCAACCATATACGGCAATCACACTACAATTCTTTCGGATCACCGACCACTCACCTTTCTACGGAAACACAACCATACTCATGATAACCTAGCCCGATGGGTAGTTGAGCTTCAGAGTTACGATGTCTCAATCGAGTACCTTAAGGGGTCCTCGAACGTGATTGCAGATGCCCTCTCTCGTGTCACAAATAGCCAGGTCCGCTTCTCGGACGACTCTCCGGAGTCTGACGACATCATGGAATTCCCTGTGAGCATTAATGTGTGTAGGCCGAAGATCCGCTCACTGCGATCTCCGGTTGTGTTCGCAGGGAGTCTAGTGAACATTCGTCCTTACGATGCTTTAGTTGAGCAGAAATCTGATCCTATGTGTTCAGCGATAATGACATTGATTGAGACGCAAAAGTTCCCCGATCACCTTTCGGATGCCGAAAAACCTGCCCTTCTATCACTCTCTGAGAAGTGTACTATTCGAAGTAACGGATGTCTCTACGTCAGTGGAGCGTCTCGGGCTTCTGCATCGCGATTCGAGCGCTTGGTAGTACCGGAAAAGTTGCGTGAGCCTATTTTCTTGGCACTCCATGCTAGTCCTTCGGCAGGTGGGCACTTTCACTGGCGCAAAACATTAGCCAAGATTTCGCGGAAATACTTTTGGCCGCACATGGCAGAAGATATTTTTGCCCTGGTCCGCTCTTGTGTACCTTGTCAGCGTAAGAGAGCGCAGCAGATGAACCGGGAGTGTCTCCTTCCGGTCATCAGCGGCGCGGCTTTTGACAAG TTCGTGATCGCAGCCCCGCTTCCTGACTGTTCAGCAGTCACAGTAGCACACGCAATAACGACCGAATGCATTCTGAAGCTTGGGGTAATGACCCAGCTTGTCTCTGATAACGCCTCCTACTTTAAAGGGGAGGTAGTTTCCGAGATAG CATCAGTACGATCAGTCCCACTTGGGTTCCCTCGAAGTGAAAGTTGGCGATCGCGTCTTTTTGCGCGATTGCACGCCCCACCTAGGGCTTTCTCGCAAGCTGTCCAACCCCTGGCTGGGCCAATTTCGGGTCATAGAGATCGATCATCCGCACCTCACCATTACCAGCGTTTCGTCTCCTCAGTCCCCGCCCACATGAATCAAGTCAAGAGATATTTCGAACTGTCTGGGCCGGTGTTCTCCTTCCCGTGGCTTCCCGTGGAGGAGGGCCGTGCGCTTGGGGCTGCTCAAGCGGCTGAACAAGAGGTGTACAAACATTAG
- a CDS encoding hypothetical protein (NECATOR_CHRIII.G10931.T2), which produces MQFLLSPESQEKCGWATHREVYQFVYLPFGLKNAGAYFSRAMSCILAGLEANCLAYLDDIVILDKDFPSHLASLRKVLYRFRLFNIKASDKAKFVWGTEQEESFLRLRECLSSKPCLAFPRHDEFYLHTDGSQAAVGAVLFQKQTQEGGPLVVVGYFSKALSDSQRKWSPTHIELFAIISALRFFRATIYGNHTTILSDHRPLTFLRKHNHTHDNLARWVVELQSYDVSIEYLKGSSNVIADALSRVTNSQVRFSDDSPESDDIMEFPVSINVCRPKIRSLRSPVVFAGSLVNIRPYDALVEQKSDPMCSAIMTLIETQKFPDHLSDAEKPALLSLSEKCTIRSNGCLYVSGASRASASRFERLVVPEKLREPIFLALHASPSAGGHFHWRKTLAKISRKYFWPHMAEDIFALVRSCVPCQRKRAQQMNRECLLPVISGAAFDKRHTRGDDDSRVYVGNLVSTLHAAWRAAAAYNERQSRKWASVRSVPLGFPRSESWRSRLFARLHAPPRAFSQAVQPLAGPISGHRDRSSAPHHYQRFVSSVPAHMNQVKRYFELSGPVFSFPWLPVEEGRALGAAQAAEQEVYKH; this is translated from the exons ATGCAGTTTTTGTTATCACCTGAGAGTCAAGAGAAATGTGGATGGGCAACCCACCGTGAAGTGTATCAGTTCGTCTACCTTCCCTTTGGCCTTAAAAATGCCGGCGCCTACTTCTCTCGAGCTATGTCTTGTATATTGGCAGGCTTGGAAGCCAATTGCCTGGCCTACCTAGACGATATTGTTATCTTAGACAAGGACTTCCCGAGCCATTTGGCCTCCCTTAGGAAGGTCCTTTATCGCTTTCGTTTGTTCAACATCAAGGCTTCGG ACAAGGCCAAGTTTGTCTGGGGAACAGAACAGGAGGAGTCCTTCCTCCGCTTGAGAGAGTGTCTCTCGTCCAAGCCTTGCTTAGCCTTTCCCCGCCATGATGAGTTTTATCTGCACACCGATGGTAGTCAGGCAGCCGTGGGAGCCGTCTTATTCCAAAAGCAAACCCAGGAAGGGGGTCCGTTGGTTGTTGTAGGCTACTTCAGTAAAGCATTATCTGATTCTCAGCGCAAATGGAGTCCCACTCATATCGAACTGTTTGCCATTATAAGCGCACTTCGGTTCTTTCGTGCAACCATATACGGCAATCACACTACAATTCTTTCGGATCACCGACCACTCACCTTTCTACGGAAACACAACCATACTCATGATAACCTAGCCCGATGGGTAGTTGAGCTTCAGAGTTACGATGTCTCAATCGAGTACCTTAAGGGGTCCTCGAACGTGATTGCAGATGCCCTCTCTCGTGTCACAAATAGCCAGGTCCGCTTCTCGGACGACTCTCCGGAGTCTGACGACATCATGGAATTCCCTGTGAGCATTAATGTGTGTAGGCCGAAGATCCGCTCACTGCGATCTCCGGTTGTGTTCGCAGGGAGTCTAGTGAACATTCGTCCTTACGATGCTTTAGTTGAGCAGAAATCTGATCCTATGTGTTCAGCGATAATGACATTGATTGAGACGCAAAAGTTCCCCGATCACCTTTCGGATGCCGAAAAACCTGCCCTTCTATCACTCTCTGAGAAGTGTACTATTCGAAGTAACGGATGTCTCTACGTCAGTGGAGCGTCTCGGGCTTCTGCATCGCGATTCGAGCGCTTGGTAGTACCGGAAAAGTTGCGTGAGCCTATTTTCTTGGCACTCCATGCTAGTCCTTCGGCAGGTGGGCACTTTCACTGGCGCAAAACATTAGCCAAGATTTCGCGGAAATACTTTTGGCCGCACATGGCAGAAGATATTTTTGCCCTGGTCCGCTCTTGTGTACCTTGTCAGCGTAAGAGAGCGCAGCAGATGAACCGGGAGTGTCTCCTTCCGGTCATCAGCGGCGCGGCTTTTGACAAG CGCCATACCCGTGGAGATGATGATTCTCGCGTCTATGTAGGAAATCTCGTGTCTACCCTTCACGCGGCTTGGAGGGCAGCAGCAGCTTATAACGAGCGTCAAAGTCGCAAGTGGg CATCAGTACGATCAGTCCCACTTGGGTTCCCTCGAAGTGAAAGTTGGCGATCGCGTCTTTTTGCGCGATTGCACGCCCCACCTAGGGCTTTCTCGCAAGCTGTCCAACCCCTGGCTGGGCCAATTTCGGGTCATAGAGATCGATCATCCGCACCTCACCATTACCAGCGTTTCGTCTCCTCAGTCCCCGCCCACATGAATCAAGTCAAGAGATATTTCGAACTGTCTGGGCCGGTGTTCTCCTTCCCGTGGCTTCCCGTGGAGGAGGGCCGTGCGCTTGGGGCTGCTCAAGCGGCTGAACAAGAGGTGTACAAACATTAG
- a CDS encoding hypothetical protein (NECATOR_CHRIII.G10931.T3): MGDSDIPCAIGMAGVPVKLSGRADLRFEVGSLTLYQPVYFTESPCVPSEAEAYNIILGNDFLSCLPPWSINYKNCTFYMVDHQVSILCNAPAPDPANLINGAEEILVRVAETTVLTPSSETFVPCYSEVADHSPLVLAAQSTHLSDRSLMVSPVVFNAGATRLLVSNPSAKAEILYKGQQVSSAVRIDREATVETFAIATFPS, encoded by the coding sequence ATGGGAGACAGCGATATACCGTGCGCAATAGGCATGGCAGGTGTGCCTGTCAAGCTTAGCGGTCGCGCTGATCTCCGATTTGAGGTTGGTTCGCTCACCCTGTACCAGCCTGTCTATTTTACGGAATCTCCGTGCGTTCCTAGTGAGGCAGAAGCCTACAATATTATCTTGGGCAACGACTTTCTTAGTTGTTTGCCACCGTGGagtataaattataaaaactgTACATTTTATATGGTCGATCACCAAGTCAGCATCTTATGCAACGCTCCGGCACCAGACCCCGCCAACCTTATAAACGGCGCTGAAGAAATTCTCGTGCGCGTCGCCGAGACTACAGTCTTGACGCCTAGCTCGGAAACTTTTGTCCCCTGCTATTCCGAAGTTGCAGACCATTCCCCGCTTGTCCTCGCCGCTCAGTCCACCCACCTGAGTGATCGCTCACTAATGGTCTCTCCGGTAGTCTTTAACGCGGGTGCGACGCGATTGCTGGTCTCTAACCCCTCGGCCAAGGCTGAGATCCTATATAAGGGCCAGCAGGTTTCCTCCGCCGTGCGGATCGACCGAGAGGCCACTGTGGAGACTTTCGCTATAGCTACATTTCCTTCCTAG
- a CDS encoding hypothetical protein (NECATOR_CHRIII.G10932.T1) → MGPPVTRSRTLSSGSRAVAPISSLESWAVAPIHRSVSLASATGRLVRTLQELNDGDNAYGKDAKTLRDAAALATTEVWNDTRAATTSLARKVDEDTPTLLHDIGESASAVGNRIVAIPIVATYSPDGPTPRLVPFTGVARERIEELSQQERCDFNAIVAHLKQAFEGLQYRYMARQALSACQQQTRESSATFANRLLNLVRAATTGQDPCSQKERVLEEFVARLRPDIRYYVKLDNVRASGREGPNG, encoded by the exons ATGGGTCCGCCTGTCACTCGTTCGCGCACTCTCTCTTCTGGTTCTAGGGCTGTTGCCCCGATTTCAAGTTTAGAGTCTTGGGCTGTTGCCCCGATACACAGATCAGTTTCTCTGGCGAGCGCCACTGGACGGCTCGTTCGTACTTTGCAGGAACTCAACGATGGCGACAACGCATATGGGAAAGATGCGAAGACATTGCGGGATGCTGCTGCCTTGGCAACTACGGAAGTTTGGAACGACACCAGGGCAGCAACCACTTCGTTAGCAAGGAAAGTGGACGAAGATACTCCTACTTTGCTTCATGATATAGGGGAGTCGGCTTCGGCAGTCGGGAACAGGATTGTTGCTATTCCTATTGTTGCAACTTATAGCCCGGATGGGCCGACACCCAGACTAGTGCCGTTTACAG GGGTAGCGCGTGAGAGGATAGAGGAGTTGAGTCAACAGGAGCGCTGCGACTTCAACGCAATTGTAGCGCATCTCAAACAGGCATTTGAAGGCCTACAATATCGTTACATGGCGAGGCAGGCGTTGTCTGCTTGCCAACAGCAGACTAGAGAGTCATCGGCGACATTCGCTAATCGTCTGCTGAATCTGGTCCGAGCCGCTACGACCGGCCAGGACCCATGTAGTCAGAAGGAACGGGTCCTTGAGGAATTTGTGGCTAGGTTGCGTCCTGACATACGCTACTACGTCAAGTTAGACAACGTTCGAGCAAGCGGTAGAGAAGGCCCAAATGGTTGA